The following proteins come from a genomic window of Takifugu rubripes chromosome 11, fTakRub1.2, whole genome shotgun sequence:
- the fam181b gene encoding protein FAM181B, with product MAVQTAIMNPQFMNFAFPGSVMGYDMEKGLDEGLLCEADNEEDYRETTRDLLSFMDSASSNIKLALDKPVKSKRKVNHRKYLQKQIKRCTGIITPGNVAEAPVKRQVSLLTQSSPLQSKTPPKREGIQASLQSKSLAALFSPVKDVRGEKTKKPPLRHRNLPPSFFTEPVSCSKVSSTSGMTLRDLERANPETADFFDLLGPDYSSMVSEQDLYQGIPLRVQPDLGGLDPACYDTHHLVGGLLYPEPWTSCSDTSKKAGSGPRSGPHQLPAYCPSDPCGPMEDHSLCTLAFPNLFTDCSTPQVTYDLNGACNRPQYSSL from the coding sequence ATGGCTGTTCAGACTGCAATCATGAACCCCCAGTTCATGAATTTTGCCTTTCCTGGATCTGTGATGGGGTACGATATGGAGAAGGGTCTGGATGAGGGTCTGCTCTGTGAGGCTGACAACGAAGAGGACTACAGGGAGACCACCAGGGACTTGTTGAGCTTCATGGACTCAGCCTCCAGCAACATCAAGCTGGCCCTGGACAAACCGGTGAAGTCCAAGAGGAAGGTCAACCACCGCAAGTATCTTCAGAAGCAGATTAAGAGGTGCACCGGAATCATTACACCAGGAAATGTAGCGGAAGCCCCAGTTAAAAGACAGGTCTCCCTGCTGACCCAGTCCAGCCCTTTACAGAGCAAAACACCCCCTAAGCGTGAGGGGATCCAGGCCAGCTTGCAGAGCAAGAGCCTGGCAGCACTTTTCAGCCCGGTGAAGGATGTGAGGGGCGAAAAGACCAAGAAGCCACCCCTGAGGCACCGAAATCTGCCGCCCTCCTTCTTCACTGAGCCTGTCAGTTGCTCAAAAGTTAGCTCCACGTCTGGGATGACGCTGAGAGACTTGGAGAGAGCCAACCCTGAGACCGCAGACTTCTTTGACCTCTTGGGTCCTGATTACAGCAGCATGGTCAGCGAGCAGGACCTTTATCAAGGCATTCCGCTTCGGGTTCAGCCGGACCTCGGAGGCCTGGATCCCGCCTGCTACGACACTCATCATTTGGTTGGTGGTCTCCTCTACCCAGAACCCTGGACTAGTTGCTCTGATACGTCTAAGAAAGCAGGCAGCGGCCCGCGTTCGGGTCCACACCAGTTGCCAGCCTACTGCCCGTCTGATCCTTGTGGGCCCATGGAGGACCACTCACTCTGCACTTTGGCCTTCCCAAACCTCTTCACAGACTGCTCCACACCTCAGGTTACCTATGATTTAAACGGGGCTTGTAACAGACCTCAGTACTCATCTCTGTGA